The following is a genomic window from Desulforhopalus sp..
TGCAGCGAACGAAAAGGTACTGCTACATACTCGCTGACGACCTTCGTCGACGCTGCCCGGACCTTGGTTTAACCATGGAGCGGGTAGGGGATATTGCCGAGATCAGCGTGCTCCACGATATCGGTAAAATCGGCTTGCCGGATGGATTGTTGACCAAGCGCGGCAGATACACGCCGAAGGAATACGAAATCATCAAGGATCACACGACAATCGGTGGTACTTTGCTCAGAAAAATGTATCAGCAAAGTGGCTCCATCTATATACTCCTGGGCTATGAAATAGCCATGACTCACCATGAAAAATGGGACGGAAGCGGCTACCCTCTGGGGCTGCAGGGAGAGAATATCCCCTTGTCGGGGAGGATTATGGCCTTTGCCGACGCCTACGATGCCTTGCTTTCCCGGAGGCCGTATAAAGACCCATTGTCTTTATATCATGCAGAACACGCAATCAAAGAGGGAACGGGCCGACATTTCGATCCCCAGATTGTCGAAAGCTATCAACGCAATCGTCAGAAATTCGTCGATATTCACCGTGATTTTCAGGAAATAGACCAGTTCTGATTGTCCGGGCTGTTGGCTTGCTTACCACAGGCAACCCCACGCTTAGCACTTTGGCGGTCAGCGGTGGTAGGTGACAACCGTGAATGGCGTGCTGGCCTCTGGGTAATCGATCCTCCCCGTTTCACGGAAATCCTTTTCGGAAAATTCGGGGAAAGACACATCCCCCTCCACTTCCACGTCGATCATGGTCAGAATAATGGTTGTCACGATACCCATTGCCGCAGCGAAGACCTGCCTGCCACCGATAATAAAGACCTTCTCGGATTGGCCGCACAGCGCCAAAGCTGTCTCAAGGGATGGTGC
Proteins encoded in this region:
- a CDS encoding response regulator — translated: MLHSIGLKPTALIIAGRTVYQQMLADMFAGQGFHVLFAESGQSGIEIWAEKMKAIRLVVVDLEMAEVDGSEVIKTIRIEENLATYIVALTSQATSSHSQDIIHGEVDAWIHKPIEIDQLEALLHTAKLRLRLHDVTDLLAGLTELAAERGGETAGHLQRTKRYCYILADDLRRRCPDLGLTMERVGDIAEISVLHDIGKIGLPDGLLTKRGRYTPKEYEIIKDHTTIGGTLLRKMYQQSGSIYILLGYEIAMTHHEKWDGSGYPLGLQGENIPLSGRIMAFADAYDALLSRRPYKDPLSLYHAEHAIKEGTGRHFDPQIVESYQRNRQKFVDIHRDFQEIDQF
- a CDS encoding dihydrofolate reductase, with amino-acid sequence MEIILIAAMARNRIIGRDNKLPWHIPEELRLFKTTTMGYPMIMGRKTFDSFPAPLPGRRHIVLSRNKAFVPKGAECAPSLETALALCGQSEKVFIIGGRQVFAAAMGIVTTIILTMIDVEVEGDVSFPEFSEKDFRETGRIDYPEASTPFTVVTYHR